From a single Saimiri boliviensis isolate mSaiBol1 chromosome 7, mSaiBol1.pri, whole genome shotgun sequence genomic region:
- the ATP5F1B gene encoding ATP synthase F(1) complex subunit beta, mitochondrial has translation MLGLVGRVAATSASGALRGLSPSASLPPAQLLLRATPTAVYPVRDYAAQTSPSPKAGAATGRIVAVIGAVVDVQFDEGLPPILNALEVQGRETRLVLEVAQHLGESTVRTIAMDGTEGLVRGQKVLDSGAPIKIPVGPETLGRIMNVIGEPIDERGPIKTKQFAPIHAEAPEFMEMSVEQEILVTGIKVVDLLAPYAKGGKIGLFGGAGVGKTVLIMELINNVAKAHGGYSVFAGVGERTREGNDLYHEMIESGVINLKDATSKVALVYGQMNEPPGARARVALTGLTVAEYFRDQEGQDVLLFIDNIFRFTQAGSEVSALLGRIPSAVGYQPTLATDMGTMQERITTTKKGSITSVQAIYVPADDLTDPAPATTFAHLDATTVLSRAIAELGIYPAVDPLDSTSRIMDPNIVGSEHYDVARGVQKILQDYKSLQDIIAILGMDELSEEDKLTVSRARKIQRFLSQPFQVAEVFTGHMGKLVPLKETIKGFQQILAGEYDHLPEQAFYMVGPIEEAVAKADKLAEEHSS, from the exons ATGTTGGGTCTTGTGGGTCGTGTGGCCGCTACCTCGGCCTCTGGGGCCTTGCGGGGACTTAGCCCTTCAGCGTCGCTACCGCCAGCGCAGCTCTTACTGCGGGCCACTCCAACGGCGGTCTATCCTG TCAGAGACTATGCGGCGCAAACATCTCCTTCGCCGAAGGCTGGCGCCGCCACCGGGCGCATCGTGGCGGTCATTGGCGCAGTGGTGGACGTCCAGTTTGATGAGGGACTACCACCGATCCTAAATGCCCTGGAAGTGCAAGGCAGGGAGACCAGACTGGTTTTGGAGGTGGCCCAGCATTTGG GTGAGAGCACAGTAAGGACCATTGCTATGGATGGTACAGAAGGCTTGGTTAGAGGCCAGAAAGTACTGGATTCTGGTGCACCAATCAAAATTCCTGTTGGTCCTGAGACTTTGGGCAGAATCATGAATGTCATTGGAGAACCTATTGATGAAAGAGGTCCCATCAAAACCAAACA ATTTGCTCCCATTCATGCTGAGGCTCCTGAATTCATGGAAATGAGTGTTGAGCAGGAAATTCTAGTGACTGGTATCAAGGTTGTGGATCTGCTAGCTCCCTATGCCAAGGGTGGCAAAATCG GGCTTTTTGGTGGTGCTGGAGTTGGCAAGACTGTACTGATCATGGAGTTAATCAACAATGTTGCCAAAGCCCATGGTGGTTACTCTGTGTTTGCTGGTGTTGGTGAGAGGACCCGTGAAGGCAATGATTTATACCATGAAATGATTGAGTCTGGTGTTATCAACTTAAAAGATGCCACCTCTAAG GTAGCCCTGGTATATGGTCAAATGAATGAACCACCTGGTGCTCGTGCCCGGGTAGCTCTGACTGGACTGACTGTGGCTGAATACTTCAGAGACCAGGAAGGTCAGGATGTATTGCTATTTATTGATAACATCTTCCGCTTCACCCAGGCTGGTTCAGAG gtgtcTGCCTTATTGGGCAGAATCCCTTCTGCTGTGGGCTATCAGCCTACCCTGGCCACTGACATGGGTACTATGCAGGAAAGAATTACCACCACCAAGAAGGGATCTATCACCTCTGTACAG GCTATCTATGTGCCTGCTGATGACTTGACTGACCCTGCCCCTGCTACTACATTTGCTCATTTGGATGCTACCACTGTACTGTCCCGTGCCATTGCTGAGCTTGGCATCTATCCAGCTGTGGATCCTCTGGATTCCACCTCTCGCATCATGGATCCCAACATTGTTGGCAGTGAGCATTATGATGTTGCCCGTGGGGTGCAAAAGATCCTGCAG GACTACAAATCCCTCCAGGATATCATTGCCATCCTGGGTATGGATGAACTTTCTGAGGAAGACAAGTTGACTGTGTCCCGTGCACGGAAAATACAGCGTTTCTTGTCTCAGCCATTCCAGGTTGCTGAGGTCTTCACAGGTCATATGGGGAAGCTGGTACCCCTGAAGGAGACCATCAAAGGCTTCCAGCAGATTTTGGCAG GTGAATATGACCATCTCCCAGAACAGGCCTTCTACATGGTGGGACCTATTGAAGAAGCTGTGGCAAAAGCTGATAAGCTGGCTGAAGAGCATTCATCCTGA